A genomic region of Lodderomyces elongisporus chromosome 5, complete sequence contains the following coding sequences:
- the SPO75 gene encoding sporulation-specific protein 75: MSSLDDHPHDYKALTKTYMEIFSSSKFTNLLNTTQTGYAHSSHGIEFRIFFKTLFASVFLCTIEITLFCLLRPIFTELYQPRCFCVPITERIERLPRGLLQWIMPTLRTNINTYMSLGLDAYFFIRFLSVLLLFFILIGTLNMLILIPINFTGNSATFSAQGLDKLSISNIADANVPRLNAHFIMGLLIVVIFHWLIIYEFQSFVLIKQSYLLSEYHKRLTMSRTLLITNVPSHLQYEQVLKDIFQTIPGGVKKLWFVYEFEEIDFHVQRAKNALQLLEESQILQMKKYYSSTTRRTMMSRWMSWRLTWTLPWENLCKISWSKFSFKKYPEKKNLEVKFYPPIEYRFTKIPKINCSCHIKLPGWLRIFALQRRVSLIEWALSVLQESQSFIDGEIQKMTNDQLGKHNNVFIEFQDYKGACMANQCLLSQSQGCFDKTFMEVHPQDIIWRNVSRTDGIMCKFENYLVTILFIIITILYVVPVSLVHSISELAVITHMIPFLDWIYQFPEEAKQTISGFLPSIFLTVLTEIVLKMFRFLICFKGKVTGAEVEVGLQKWFFVFLFVQQFLVVTISSSITVVLRQIIDQPTSIPVLLATNLPKSATFFFRYICLRAFALCGNNFLRFTQLVLRNTYYKIIDITPRQKFHRLTKLSSIKWGTTFAVYSIYACIGIAFSIISPLISLFIIFFLSLSILYYKYALNYVYSHINISETMGRLYPNALLHMYTGIYCSECCLIGILFLSKDSSGKCVMQTQGWIMTGVLFVTIFINAIIYNIYSPYFANLPILSDRVCMKEKETKHESSEEATPIDSGVSLTGYNTLYLHPAFKYHKPIVWLPKDPHEMCKLQLEEIEIRSNTMFKGDTKGATLHVSPQFGNIQVTVSGAPPDML; encoded by the coding sequence ATGCTGTCGTTGGATGATCATCCACATGACTACAAGGCGCTAACAAAGACGTATATGGAAATATTCAGTTCATCAAAGTTTACAAATCTCCTCAATACAACACAGACAGGCTATGCACATTCATCGCATGGAATCGAATTCCgcatctttttcaaaactttatTTGCGTCGGTTTTTCTCTGTACAATCGAAATAACATTATTCTGCCTTTTAAGACCGATATTCACTGAATTATACCAACCACGATGTTTCTGCGTCCCAATTACTGAGCGAATAGAAAGATTGCCGCGTGGACTACTCCAGTGGATCATGCCAACATTGAGAACCAATATCAACACTTATATGTCATTGGGATTGGATGCATATTTCTTCATCCGGTTCCTATCCGTACTATTATTGTTCTTCATTCTCATTGGTACACTCAACATGCTCATATTGATCCCTATAAATTTCACTGGAAACTCGGCCACTTTTTCTGCTCAAGGATTGGATAAATTGAGTATTTCCAATATTGCAGATGCTAATGTGCCACGACTAAATGCCCATTTCATCATGGGGTTATTAATTGTTGTAATATTCCATTGGTTAATAATTTATGAGTTCCAAAGTTTTGTCCTCATCAAACAATCTTACCTTCTTTCAGAATATCACAAGAGGCTAACAATGTCAAGAACATTGTTAATTACCAACGTGCCCTCACACTTGCAGTATGAACAAGTTTTAAAAGacatttttcaaacaataCCTGGCGGTGTTAAAAAATTATGGTTTGTATACGAATTTGAAGAGATAGATTTCCATGTTCAAAGGGCcaagaatgcattgcaatTGTTGGAAGAGTCTCAAATCttgcaaatgaaaaaatattaCTCCCTGACTACGAGAAGAACAATGATGTCTAGATGGATGTCTTGGAGATTAACCTGGACTTTGCCTTGGGAAAATCTCTGTAAAATTTCTTGGAGCAAATTTAGCTTTAAGAAATATCccgagaaaaaaaatttagagGTAAAGTTCTACCCTCCAATAGAATACAGATTTACCAAAATCCCCAAAATCAATTGCAGTTGCCATATAAAATTGCCTGGTTGGTTAAGAATCTTTGCATTACAAAGACGTGTTTCTCTAATAGAATGGGCATTGTCGGTGTTACAGGAAAGTCAGCTGTTTATTGATGGAGAAATACAAAAGATGACAAATGACCAACTTGGCAAGCACAACAATGTGTTTATTGAGTTCCAAGATTACAAAGGTGCATGTATGGCTAACCAGTGTCTCCTTTCTCAAAGCCAAGGATGTTTTGATAAAACTTTTATGGAAGTTCATCCACAAGATATTATCTGGAGAAATGTGTCAAGAACTGATGGTATCATGTGCAAGTTTGAAAATTACCTAGTCACCATCTTGTTCATCATTATTACTATACTCTATGTGGTACCTGTGTCGTTGGTCCATTCAATCTCTGAATTAGCAGTCATCACACACATGATACCTTTTCTCGACTGGATCTATCAATTCccagaagaagcaaaacaaaccaTTTCTggttttcttccttctatTTTCTTGACTGTTTTGACCGAAATCGTACTAAAAATGTTTAGGTTTCTTATATGCTTTAAGGGAAAAGTCACCGGAGCTGAAGTAGAGGTTGGTTTGCAAAAAtggttctttgttttcctttttgttcaaCAGTTCCTTGTTGTTACCATATCATCAAGCATCACGGTGGTTCTCCGTCAGATCATTGATCAACCTACTTCCATACCAGTATTGCTCGCAACAAATTTGCCCAAGTCggcaacttttttttttcgataCATATGTCTTAGAGCATTTGCTCTTTGTGGAAATAATTTCCTCCGTTTCACGCAATTAGTCTTGCGAAACACATACTACAAAATCATTGATATAACACCAAGGCAAAAATTCCATAGGCTAACGAAATTGTCACTGATAAAGTGGGGTACAACTTTTGCCGTATACTCCATTTATGCATGTATCGGTATTGCATTTTCCATAATTTCCCCCTTGATATCattatttatcatatttttCCTCAGCTTATCCATCTTATACTATAAGTATGCTTTAAATTATGTCTATAGCCACATCAATATTTCGGAAACAATGGGCAGATTATATCCAAATGCATTATTGCACATGTACACAGGAATTTATTGTTCTGAATGTTGCTTAATAGGCatacttttcctttcaaaAGATTCTTCTGGTAAATGTGTTATGCAAACGCAAGGATGGATCATGACcggtgttttgtttgtcaccatcttcatcaacgCGATAATTTATAACATATACTCGCCTTACTTTGCCAATCTCCCCATCTTATCAGATAGAGTTTGtatgaaggaaaaagagactAAACATGAGTCATCAGAAGAGGCTACTCCCATTGACAGTGGTGTTAGTCTTACTGGCTATAATACTTTGTACCTTCATCCAGCTTTCAAGTACCATAAACCCATTGTTTGGTTACCAAAAGATCCGCATGAAATGTGCAAGTTACAACTTGAGGAAATTGAGATCAGATCGAACACAATGTTTAAAGGAGATACAAAAGGAGCAACTTTGCATGTTAGCCCTCAGTTTGGCAATATTCAAGTAACAGTATCAGGAGCACCTCCAGATATGTTATAA
- the TRM5 gene encoding tRNA(m(1)G37)methyltransferase (BUSCO:EOG09262I0R), whose protein sequence is MAVTHWFMKRLSRFRILPEYKSIMSNYRPPVNHDMQTLDRSFFKKDIPLIAAKFSKPQYLPKFMKSCADEIINVPNIKHIVTINDSKAILLKDSITKLEDCSPETQEKFKEFGIELEPYTLHLDYWFWKSDEILNAIIPKVGNEDVPSGFTAAGHLAHLNLRDEYKKYGKIIGEVILDKNPAIKTVVDKKNTIKNEFRTFPIELLAGEENYVVEQTESGCKFTFDFSKVYWNSRLAREHERLIEKFGPGEVVGDVMAGVGPFAVPSGKKGTIVLANDLNPESYKYLQQNIEQNKVESFVKAYNIDGRKFIEDAAQILSQFAQRPIEKRVTKRVKDKSGHKSIKQTETITVQVPKFYHHFVMNLPDSALTFLDAYIGLYSKTPEIKDEPGFKLPWIHVHCFEKFEPQEEPTDEELHRRIWVKICKLVNYELDMSKMEFHEVRMVSPTKPMFCVSFQLPEEVAFRNV, encoded by the exons ATGG CTGTTACGCACTGGTTCATGAAACGTCTTTCTAGGTTTAGAATCTTGCCAGAGTACAAATCAATAATGTCCAACTACAGACCTCCAGTCAACCATGACATGCAAACCTTAGATCgttctttcttcaaaaagGATATCCCATTAATAGCTGCGAAATTTTCCAAACCACAGTACTTGCCGAAATTTATGAAACTGTGCGCAGATGAGATCATTAATGTGCCCAATATCAAACACATTGTTACTATCAATGACTCTAAAGCCATCTTGTTGAAAGACTCCATAACTAAACTTGAAGATTGTTCCCCAGAGACTcaagaaaaatttaaagaatTTGGCATTGAGCTTGAGCCATACACGCTCCATCTCGACTATTGGTTTTGGAAGAGCGATGAGATTTTGAATGCAATTATACCAAAAGTAGGTAATGAAGATGTGCCTAGTGGATTTACTGCTGCGGGACATTTGGCGCATTTGAATCTCCGTGATGAATATAAGAAATATGGGAAAATCATTGGTGAGGTTATCCTTGATAAAAACCCAGCAATTAAAACTGTTGTCGATAAGAAAAACACCATCAAGAATGAGTTTAGAACTTTCCCTATTGAGTTATTGGCAGGCGAAGAGAACTATGTTGTTGAGCAAACGGAGAGCGGGTGTAAGTTTACATTTGACTTTAGTAAAGTGTATTGGAATTCAAGATTGGCAAGGGAACACGAACGGTTGATTGAGAAATTTGGGCCAGGTGAAGTTGTAGGGGATGTCATGGCTGGTGTGGGACCTTTTGCAGTACCCAGTGGGAAAAAGGGGACTATTGTATTAGCCAATGATTTGAACCCAGAGAGTTACAAATACCTCCAACAGAATATCGAGCAAAACAAGGTGGAATCTTTTGTCAAGGCATATAATATTGATGGACGCAAATTTATTGAAGATGCGGCACAAATACTTAGTCAATTTGCTCAGCGCCCTATAGAGAAGCGGGTAACTAAACGTGTAAAGGACAAGTCTGGTCATAAGAGCATTAAACAGACAGAAACCATCACTGTTCAAGTGCCCAAGTTCTACCACCATTTTGTAATGAATTTACCTGACTCAGCATTGACCTTCCTTGATGCATACATTGGATTATACTCCAAAACACCAGAAATCAAAGATGAACCTGGTTTTAAATTGCCGTGGATCCACGTTCACTGCTTTGAAAAGTTTGAACCTCAAGAAGAGCCAACAGATGAAGAGTTACATCGTCGAATATGGGTTAAGATCTGTAAGTTGGTAAACTACGAATTGGATATGAGCAAGATGGAATTCCACGAAGTGAGGATGGTAAGCCCTACAAAGCCAATGTTTTGTGTATCTTTCCAACTACCAGAAGAAGTCGCCTTTAGAAATGTCTAA
- the TRP5 gene encoding tryptophan synthetase (BUSCO:EOG09260XOG) gives MSQHLRETFARCKKEGRNALVNFITVGYPTVEDTIPILKGMQDAGTDIIELGVPFSDPIADGPTIQTANIKALENGITVPKVLELVTKARESGVTVPLILMGYYNPILKYGENQFLEDAEKAGANGFIIVDLPPEEAVKFRSSCAKYGLSYVPLVAPATTDERLKVLGQIADSFIYVVSKMGTTGASSKVSSGIDELCARVRKFAGAETPLAVGFGVSTREHFLEVGKVADGVVIGSKIVTLIGESAPGKRGETAYNYVKSILGQDYKSNAPSTYSRSDLSKEQRESKPILEEAHKFNPRFGDFGGQYVPEALHSCLAELEKGFEDAVADPEFWKEFRDLYSYIGRPSSLHKAERLSEHAGGATIWLKREDLNHTGSHKINNALAQVLLAKRLGKKKIIAETGAGQHGVATATACAKFGLECTVFMGAEDTRRQALNVFRMKILGATVIPVKNGTQTLRDATSEAFRYWVSNLETTHYVVGSAIGPHPYPVLVRTFQSVIGQETKEQFKQLNDGKLPNAVVACVGGGSNSTGMFSPFEKDVEVKMLGVEAGGDGIDTERHSATLTAGIPGVFHGVRTYVLQDSDGQVHDTHSVSAGLDYPGVGPELAFWKSTGRAEFIAATDAQALQGFRLLSQLEGIIPALESSHAIYGGVELAKKLPKDQHIVINVSGRGDKDVQSVAEVLPKLGEQIGWDLRFDEDPSKKNEV, from the coding sequence atgtCTCAACATTTAAGAGAAACTTTTGCAAGgtgtaaaaaagaaggccGCAATGCGCTTGTCAACTTTATCACTGTAGGATACCCCACAGTTGAAGATACAATTCCTATTTTGAAAGGGATGCAAGATGCCGGAACAGATATAATTGAGCTTGGTGTACCATTTTCAGACCCTATAGCCGATGGCCCAACCATTCAAACTGCCAACATCAAAGCCTTGGAGAATGGAATCACAGTTCCAAAAGTCTTGGAGTTGGTGACAAAGGCTAGAGAAAGCGGAGTCACTGTGcctttaattttaatgGGATACTACAATCCAATCTTGAAGTACGGAGAGAACCAATTTTTGGAAGATGCAGAAAAAGCTGGTGCCAATGGTTTTATTATTGTGGACTTGCCACCAGAGGAAGCAGTTAAATTCAGATCATCGTGTGCCAAATATGGGTTGTCATATGTCCCCTTGGTCGCACCCGCTACAACTGATGAAAGGTTGAAAGTTTTGGGACAAATTGCTGATTCATTTATCTACGTTGTGTCAAAGATGGGTACTACTGGTGCCTCAAGCAAAGTCTCATCTGGTATTGATGAGTTATGTGCACGTGTGAGAAAGTTTGCCGGCGCAGAAACACCCTTGGCAGTAGGATTCGGTGTTTCTACGCGAGAGCACTTTTTGGAAGTTGGTAAAGTTGCAGATGGTGTGGTTATTGGCTCAAAGATTGTGACTTTGATTGGTGAGTCTGCACCAGGAAAGAGAGGCGAGACTGCTTACAACTATGTCAAATCGATTTTGGGACAGGATTACAAATCTAATGCACCTTCCACTTATAGTAGGTCAGATCTCAGCAAAGAGCAACGCGAATCGAAACCTATTTTGGAAGAGGCTCACAAGTTTAACCCTAGATTTGGAGATTTTGGAGGTCAATATGTTCCTGAGGCATTACACTCTTGTTTAGCGGAATTAGAAAAAGGGTTTGAAGATGCAGTTGCAGATCCGGAATTCTGGAAAGAGTTTAGAGACTTGTACTCCTATATTGGTCGTCCATCATCATTGCACAAAGCGGAAAGATTATCTGAACATGCAGGTGGTGCAACCATTTGGTTGAAGCGCGAGGATTTGAACCATACCGGATCCCACAAGATTAATAATGCATTAGCCCAAGTATTGCTCGCTAAACGTTTAGGTAAGAAGAAGATCATTGCCGAGACCGGTGCTGGCCAACACGGTGTTGCCACAGCCACAGCCTGTGCCAAGTTTGGACTTGAATGTACGGTTTTCATGGGTGCCGAAGATACTAGACGTCAAGCATTGAATGTGTTTAGAATGAAGATCTTGGGCGCCACGGTTATCCCAGTCAAGAATGGTACTCAAACATTGAGGGATGCAACTTCAGAGGCTTTTAGATACTGGGTTTCCAATTTGGAGACTACACATTATGTTGTTGGTTCAGCAATTGGCCCACATCCATACCCTGTTTTAGTGAGAACATTCCAAAGTGTTATTGGACAAGAAACCAAAGAGCAATTCAAACAACTCAATGATGGCAAACTTCCAAATGCAGTGGTTGCATGTGTAGGTGGTGGTTCCAACTCTACTGGTATGTTCTCACCATTTGAGAAAGATGTGGAAGTCAAGATGTTGGGTGTAGAAgctggtggtgatggtattGATACTGAGCGTCACTCAGCTACATTAACAGCAGGTATTCCTGGTGTTTTCCATGGTGTTAGAACATATGTTTTGCAAGACAGCGATGGACAAGTGCACGATACACACTCAGTCTCTGCAGGTTTGGATTACCCAGGTGTTGGTCCTGAGTTGGCATTCTGGAAGAGTACGGGACGTGCCGAATTCATTGCTGCTACGGATGCACAAGCCTTGCAAGGGTTTAGACTTTTATCGCAATTGGAAGGTATTATTCCAGCCCTCGAGTCCTCGCATGCTATCTATGGTGGTGTAGAGTTGGCCAAGAAATTACCCAAGGACCAGCATATTGTTATAAACGTTTCTGGAAGAGGTGATAAGGATGTTCAATCTGTTGCTGAGGTGTTGCCTAAATTGGGTGAACAAATCGGATGGGATTTAAGATTTGACGAAGACCcttcaaagaaaaatgaagttTGA
- the CWH41 gene encoding Processing alpha glucosidase I yields MDYESVRLGRNDKFRVDLHKFLQPYSYKTTNCVFSFNLSLVMMKCHIFQIVSVLFYVLFSIAQNVEFDLFDQDPLNQDQLANDYTVQAENSLLWGPYRSALYLGIRPRLPRSLLSGLMWFSMDDYRSIGSIRHFYEQNDNMAKANWVSYDPRYGGTQVIQDNDCHTNITIDFVKSKDGLSWAVKIKSEPHKGFEQSKISFVWYSGLEGEKEASIDDLGEIERTGILKLENQKNVLGYKGSVKLSGVSEELGAFQVEINDGPKTNRHPSGKSDLPLEFSPALAHHYSLRVPDDNVWQARDIFMTMLQESVQSLKGTTDSMEDIPPENLYIIRDLNDFEGNLHLVQKVYQGSCEFDVIYHNEKTPDTEKITSKNIHEKIEANHNLFDEKFSEYFELQYPYNGTQNDSGTANYKAFAKEILSGLLGGLTYMYGDHLVDRKTIFDEDTFESYELNGSPEGPHQLFTLVPSRPFFPRGFYWDEGFHLMPLKEYDSDLVLDIIKSWFNLIDSEGWIAREQILGPEARSRVPTQFQVQSPQIVNPPTLTLMLTMLLEHLSEERFGDVMKPIDIDRDNELSDVTDSTNTTKFGSYILKHPDVLFKYAEEVYPKLKSHFQMLRKTQQGHFEEFDRNYDNSEVFRWRGRTETHCLASGIDDYPRASPADVAELNVDLISWIGIMAKSLRLMAGILNKYDDVVYFQDIEEKISKNLDKVHWSKNEGIYCDVSVDEDDENVHVCHKGYVSLLPFVTKLIPKDDVDKLEKVLNIITDPEELWSPFGIRSLSKSDSNYKTGEDYWRSPVWINMNYLVLKGIEDYYYESRQFMSLALQKKFQVAYHDLRINVVDNVYRQWVKTGFVWEQYNDETGDAKGAKNFLGWTSAVLLMMKMPGNLE; encoded by the coding sequence ATGGACTACGAGAGTGTGAGATTAGGGAGAAATGATAAATTCCGTGTCGATTTACACAAGTTTTTACAACCATATTCATACAAGACAACTAATTGCgttttttcattcaatCTACTGCTTGTTATGATGAAATGTcacatttttcaaattgtttctGTCCTTTTTTATGTGCTATTTAGTATTGCACAGAATGTTGAATTTGACTTATTCGACCAAGATCCATTAAACCAAGACCAACTAGCAAATGATTATACAGTTCAGGCTGAAAATTCTTTGCTTTGGGGTCCTTACAGGTCAGCACTATACCTCGGTATTAGACCAAGACTACCAAGGTCTCTTTTATCTGGCTTGATGTGGTTCTCTATGGATGACTACCGGTCAATTGGTTCCATTAGGCACTTTTATGAGCAAAACGATAATATGGCCAAAGCCAATTGGGTCTCGTATGATCCGAGGTACGGAGGTACACAAGTGATTCAAGATAATGATTGTCACACAAATATTACCATTGATTTTGTAAAAAGCAAGGATGGTTTGTCGTGGGCagtcaaaataaaatcagAACCACATAAAGGATTTGAACAATCAAAGATTTCGTTTGTTTGGTATAGTGGACTTGaaggagagaaagaagcatctattgatgatttgggagaaatagaaagaactgggattttgaaattggaaaatcaaaaaaatgttCTAGGATACAAAGGCTCCGTGAAATTATCGGGAGTTTCTGAAGAGTTGGGAGCTTTTCAAGTTGAAATCAATGACGGTCCAAAGACGAATCGGCATCCACTGGGTAAATCAGATTTGCCATTGGAGTTCAGTCCTGCTCTTGCTCATCATTATAGTTTAAGAGTCCCTGATGATAATGTTTGGCAGGCGAGAGACATTTTCATGACTATGTTACAGGAATCTGTGCAATCGTTGAAAGGCACTACTGATTCTATGGAAGACATCCCACCTGAAAACTTGTACATAATTCGCGACTTGAACGATTTTGAAGGAAATTTACATTTGGTTCAAAAAGTATATCAGGGGAGCTGTGAGTTCGATGTCATTTACCACAACGAAAAGACCCCAGATACTGAAAAGATTACTTCCAAAAATATCCATGAGAAGATAGAAGCTAATCATAATTTgtttgatgaaaaattcTCAGAATATTTTGAGCTACAATATCCATATAATGGAACTCAAAACGATAGTGGAACTGCAAATTACAAAGCTTTTGCCAAGGAGATTTTGTCTGGCCTTTTGGGTGGGTTGACCTATATGTATGGTGACCACCTCGTTGATAGAAAAACTATATTTGATGAAGATACTTTTGAATCATATGAATTGAACGGATCACCTGAGGGACCTCATCAATTGTTCACATTAGTTCCTTCGCGACCTTTTTTCCCTAGGGGATTCTACTGGGACGAGGGTTTCCATTTAATGCCCTTGAAAGAATACGACTCTGATTTGGTCTTGGATATAATTAAGTCGTGGTTTAACTTAATTGACTCTGAAGGTTGGATTGCCAGGGAGCAAATTTTGGGCCCTGAAGCAAGATCTCGAGTTCCGACccagtttcaagtgcaaaGTCCTCAGATTGTAAATCCTCCAACTTTGACATTGATGCTAACAATGTTGCTTGAGCATTTGTCTGAGGAGAGATTTGGTGATGTAATGAAACCCATCGATATTGATCGTGATAATGAATTAAGTGATGTAACTGATTCTACAAACACCACTAAATTTGGTAGCTATATCCTTAAGCATCCAGACGTGTTGTTCAAATACGCAGAGGAAGTTTACCCCAAGTTGAAACTGCATTTTCAAATGCTTAGGAAAACACAACAAGGTCATTTTGAAGAGTTTGACAGAAACTATGACAACAGTGAAGTTTTCCGCTGGAGAGGTAGAACAGAAACGCATTGTCTTGCAAGTGGAATCGACGACTATCCACGTGCTTCTCCAGCTGATGTGGCTGAGTTAAATGTTGACTTGATTTCATGGATTGGAATAATGGCAAAATCACTACGTCTCATGGCTGGTATCTTGAACAAATATGATGATGTCGTATACTTTCAAgatattgaagaaaaaatttcaaagaaTTTGGATAAAGTGCATTGGtcaaaaaatgaaggaaTATACTGTGACGTTTCTGTggatgaagatgacgaaAATGTGCATGTGTGTCATAAGGGATAtgtttctcttcttccttttgtCACCAAACTTATTCCCAAagatgatgttgataaGCTAGAAAAGGTACTCAACATTATTACCGATCCAGAAGAATTGTGGTCGCCATTTGGTATACGATCATTGTCAAAGTCAGACTCGAATTACAAAACAGGAGAGGATTATTGGAGGTCGCCAGTGTGGATCAACATGAACTACCTCGTTTTGAAAGGTATTGAAGACTACTATTACGAAAGTCGCCAATTCATGTCTTTGGCccttcaaaaaaaatttcaagttGCATACCATGACTTGAGGATTAATGTAGTAGACAATGTTTATAGACAGTGGGTCAAGACAGGTTTTGTGTGGGAACAATATAATGACGAGACTGGTGATGCTAAGGGAGCCAAAAATTTCCTTGGTTGGACTTCAGCAGTATTGttaatgatgaaaatgcCTGGAAATTTAGAATAA
- the RRP4 gene encoding exosome non-catalytic core subunit rrp4 (BUSCO:EOG09263IQ5): MEVADVISITKPIPRSDLGDVSDFDDFDENEDIEISDVEMDEQQGQHQRQQQRQQRNLAQNAIVTPGELITEDPMWMKGHGTYFINDKTYSSVVGNISRVNRLLSVNPIRGKYQPETGDHVVGRITEVANKRWKVDIGTKQDAVLMLGSVNLPGGILRRKSESDELQMRNFLKEGDLLNCEVQTIFNNGIASLHTRSLKYEKLRNGIFLKIPSSLVIKSKNHSYDLPGNVSVILGVNGYIWLYKTKASVFSANTSAKNQGSTTVNPNGSKITQGVKDYTPGSGSVSITRLEEESSWEIYSDKNDEISTLIRNNIARYYNVIKALAYGELGITEQRIIMGYEASLSFANVGSLVDRESMESLCREVLNSEKMRGQ, encoded by the coding sequence ATGGAAGTTGCGGACGTGATAAGCATAACAAAACCTATCCCCAGATCAGACTTGGGTGATGTCAGCGACTTTGACGACTTTGACGAGAACGAGGATATTGAAATTTCCGATGTCGAGATGGATGAACAACAAGGCCAACATCAGAGACAACAACAGAGACAACAACGCAATCTTGCACAGAATGCTATTGTAACGCCAGGTGAGTTGATTACTGAGGATCCGATGTGGATGAAAGGTCACGGGACATATTTTATAAACGACAAGACATATTCCTCTGTGGTAGGTAACATCCTGCGAGTCAATAGGTTGCTCTCGGTGAACCCAATCCGTGGGAAGTACCAACCTGAGACTGGTGACCACGTTGTTGGTAGAATTACCGAGGTGGCAAATAAGAGGTGGAAGGTCGATATTGGCACAAAGCAAGATGCAGTATTGATGCTTGGATCAGTCAATTTGCCAGGTGGGATTTTGCGACGCAAATCTGAATCCGATGAGCTTCAAATGAGAAATTTTCTTAAGGAGGGCGACTTGTTGAACTGCGAAGTGCAGACTATATTCAATAATGGTATTGCATCTTTGCATACTCGTTCCTTGAAATATGAGAAATTGCGAAATGGAATTTTCTTGAAAATCCCTAGTTCATTAGTGATCAAATCCAAGAACCATAGCTACGACTTACCAGGAAATGTGTCGGTTATTTTAGGTGTCAATGGCTACATTTGGCTTTATAAGACGAAAGCAAGCGTCTTTAGTGCAAACACAAGCGCAAAGAATCAAGGTTCCACCACCGTGAATCCCAATGGGTCCAAAATAACACAAGGAGTTAAGGACTATACACCAGGACTGGGCTCTGTTTCCATAACAAGGCTAGAAGAAGAGAGTTCGTGGGAGATTTATAGTGATAAGAACGACGAAATAAGCACATTGATTAGAAACAATATTGCTCGTTACTACAATGTCATTAAAGCCTTGGCATATGGCGAGCTAGGGATTACCGAGCAAAGAATCATCATGGGGTATGAGGCAAGCTTATCATTTGCTAATGTTGGTAGTTTGGTTGATCGGGAATCGATGGAACTGTTGTGTCGTGAGGTGCTAAACAGCGAGAAAATGAGAGGCCAATAA